A genomic stretch from Thermoanaerobaculum aquaticum includes:
- a CDS encoding branched-chain amino acid ABC transporter permease, giving the protein MLLQFLANGLVNGCIYALMALGFALIYNTVKVFHIAHGAVYTAAAYVCFALHVQLRWPLVTSVMAAVGAAAFLGTIIELCLYAPLARRNASPLVALLSSLGLYVALVNVIALVFGNETKVLRPGIEKTYQFSNVILTRIQLAELITALVLLPILVLFLRGTLWGKVIRAVRDNPTLAQVLGINLAKVRMAVFAMGSALAGLTAVVVALDVG; this is encoded by the coding sequence GTGCTGCTGCAGTTCTTGGCGAATGGGCTTGTAAACGGCTGCATCTACGCCCTCATGGCCCTCGGCTTTGCATTGATCTACAACACGGTCAAGGTCTTCCACATTGCTCATGGGGCCGTGTACACGGCCGCTGCCTACGTTTGTTTTGCACTCCATGTTCAGCTCCGATGGCCGCTCGTTACGTCGGTCATGGCTGCCGTTGGGGCTGCCGCCTTTCTGGGGACCATCATCGAGCTGTGTTTGTATGCCCCTCTCGCGCGTCGCAACGCCTCACCGTTGGTGGCACTTCTCAGTTCCCTTGGGCTTTACGTGGCACTTGTGAACGTTATTGCCCTGGTCTTTGGTAATGAAACAAAAGTGCTCCGCCCGGGGATCGAAAAGACCTACCAATTCTCCAACGTGATTTTAACCCGCATTCAGCTGGCCGAGCTCATCACCGCGCTGGTCCTTCTGCCAATTCTTGTCTTGTTCCTTAGAGGTACCCTTTGGGGAAAGGTCATTCGTGCCGTGCGAGACAACCCCACGCTAGCCCAAGTCCTGGGCATAAACCTTGCAAAGGTGCGAATGGCGGTATTTGCCATGGGCTCAGCTCTTGCTGGGCTTACAGCGGTTGTAGTGGCCCTTGATGTAGGG